In one window of Gudongella oleilytica DNA:
- a CDS encoding nucleoside hydrolase gives MEKRDIIIDCDPGHDDVMALLLALANQDELNILGVTTVAGNQTLEKVTYNLRRLYAYLGMRTPAASGASKPIIRKLQLGDDVHGVTGLDGWEFPEPDFQLDSTNAVTFMRDKIMAAKGKVTLVPVGPLTNIGLLLSVFPEVKDKIELISLMGGSIYAGNRTPHAEFNIFVDPEAAKVVFDSGIPIVMSGLEVTHEAAITDSEIQELRESDGRVSKMCGELLYFYTRYHSREGYSSYPLHDVCSVMYLLRPEIFKWKDLQVDIDVSEGPHRGRTAADNREWMRYDRPNTRVLLHVDREEFMKILRKAFEKLDELTA, from the coding sequence ATGGAAAAGAGAGATATAATCATAGACTGTGATCCGGGGCATGACGATGTAATGGCACTATTGCTTGCACTTGCCAATCAGGATGAGCTTAATATCCTCGGGGTAACAACAGTGGCAGGCAATCAGACACTTGAAAAGGTAACATATAATTTAAGGAGACTATACGCTTACCTGGGGATGAGGACCCCAGCTGCAAGCGGGGCTTCAAAACCAATAATCAGGAAGCTCCAGCTCGGTGATGATGTGCACGGAGTGACAGGATTGGACGGCTGGGAGTTTCCGGAGCCTGATTTTCAGTTGGATTCCACAAATGCTGTGACCTTTATGAGGGATAAGATAATGGCTGCTAAGGGCAAGGTGACTCTTGTGCCTGTGGGTCCTTTGACCAATATTGGGCTTCTTTTATCCGTATTTCCTGAGGTAAAGGATAAGATAGAGCTGATTTCACTTATGGGAGGATCCATTTATGCCGGGAACAGGACACCTCATGCTGAATTCAACATATTTGTAGATCCTGAGGCTGCCAAGGTCGTCTTTGATTCGGGGATACCCATAGTGATGAGCGGTCTGGAGGTGACCCATGAGGCAGCAATAACCGATTCCGAGATCCAGGAGCTAAGGGAAAGTGACGGGAGAGTTTCAAAAATGTGTGGTGAGCTTCTGTACTTTTATACCAGATATCACAGCAGGGAGGGATATAGCTCTTACCCGCTTCATGACGTTTGCAGCGTGATGTATCTGTTAAGGCCTGAAATATTCAAATGGAAGGATCTTCAGGTGGATATAGACGTATCTGAAGGCCCTCACAGAGGAAGAACTGCTGCTGATAACAGGGAATGGATGCGATATGACAGACCGAATACCAGGGTACTCCTTCACGTTGACAGGGAGGAGTTCATGAAGATATTGAGAAAGGCATTTGAGAAGC